One Argonema galeatum A003/A1 DNA segment encodes these proteins:
- a CDS encoding DUF2232 domain-containing protein → MSESFEESPESAAREPVASSASNPHLSEPKVRAEAPLVLVETAFLASTASLIWLVNYYFPLGPLLRIFFPVPIALLYLRWGKRAAWMAALVSGLLLSVLMGPPRSIQFLIPYGLLGVLLGACWRRQTGWTVSICLGTLLGTIGFFFRFWLVSILLGEDVWVYLITQVTQMLEWVFLKLGLLIEPSLVAIQVFAVGMVLLSNLVYLLVVHLAAWLLLERLGNPIPQPPNWIQVLLDYEE, encoded by the coding sequence ATCGGCTGCCAGAGAGCCTGTAGCCTCTTCTGCTTCCAATCCTCATCTGTCCGAACCAAAAGTTCGGGCCGAAGCCCCTTTGGTGCTGGTGGAAACCGCTTTTTTAGCCAGTACCGCCAGTTTGATTTGGCTGGTTAACTACTATTTTCCCCTTGGCCCATTGTTGCGAATATTTTTCCCGGTGCCTATTGCCTTGCTTTACCTGCGGTGGGGCAAACGAGCTGCTTGGATGGCAGCTTTGGTTTCGGGATTGCTGCTATCGGTGCTGATGGGCCCGCCGCGCAGCATTCAGTTTTTGATCCCCTATGGTTTGTTGGGCGTTCTCCTGGGGGCTTGTTGGCGACGCCAAACCGGCTGGACTGTATCTATATGCTTAGGTACGCTTTTGGGAACCATTGGATTCTTTTTTCGCTTCTGGCTGGTTTCAATCCTGCTGGGCGAAGATGTGTGGGTTTATCTAATCACCCAAGTGACGCAGATGTTGGAGTGGGTATTTCTGAAACTGGGGTTACTTATAGAGCCAAGTTTAGTGGCGATTCAGGTATTTGCAGTGGGGATGGTACTTCTGAGTAACCTGGTTTATCTGTTAGTCGTACATTTGGCCGCATGGCTGCTATTAGAACGCCTGGGTAATCCAATTCCTCAGCCTCCAAATTGGATACAAGTCCTCCTGGATTACGAAGAGTAA